Part of the Yersinia hibernica genome, AACAGCGCTCAATGCAGAGCTGACTGAACACCTCGGACACGAGAAAAATGCCCCAAAAACCGGTTCAAATACCCGCAACGGCTATTCATCCAAAACGCTGCTGTGCGACGATGGCGAGATTGAACTGAGCACGCCTCGTGACCGTGAAAATACCTTCGAGCCACAGCTTATCAAGAAAAATCAGACGCGTATCACGCAGATGGACAGCCAGATTTTGTCCCTGTACGCCAAAGGCATGACAACCCGTGAAATCGTCGCCACATTCAAGGAAATGTACGATGCGGACGTGTCACCCACGCTGATATCTAAAGTCACCGATGCGGTTAAAGAACAGGTTGCTGAATGGCAAAGTCGGCCTCTGGATGCGCTGTATCCCATTGTTTATCTTGACTGTATCGTGGTGAAAGTTCGTCAAAGTGGTAGCGTGATAAACAAAGCGGTGTTCCTCGCTCTCGGCATTAATACTGAAGGTCAGAAAGAACTTCTGGGCATGTGGCTGGCTGAAAACGAAGGGGCGAAGTTCTGGCTCAGTGTGCTGACGGAGCTTAAAAACCGGGGCCTTCAGGATATTCTGATTGCCTGTGTGGACGGCCTGAAAGGCTTCCCGGATGCGATAAACAGCGTGTATCCACAGACGCATA contains:
- a CDS encoding IS256 family transposase: MDEKKLKALAAELAKGLKTEADLNAFSRMLTKLTVETALNAELTEHLGHEKNAPKTGSNTRNGYSSKTLLCDDGEIELSTPRDRENTFEPQLIKKNQTRITQMDSQILSLYAKGMTTREIVATFKEMYDADVSPTLISKVTDAVKEQVAEWQSRPLDALYPIVYLDCIVVKVRQSGSVINKAVFLALGINTEGQKELLGMWLAENEGAKFWLSVLTELKNRGLQDILIACVDGLKGFPDAINSVYPQTHIQLCIIHMVRNSLKYVSWKDYKAVTSGLKTVYQAPTEAAALMALDNFAATWDDKYPQISKSWRAHWGNLNTFFGYPPDIRKAIYTTNAIESLNSVIRAAIKKRKVFPTDDSVRKVIYLAIKDASKKWSMPIQNWRLAMSRFIIEFGDRLSDHL